A single Venturia canescens isolate UGA chromosome 1, ASM1945775v1, whole genome shotgun sequence DNA region contains:
- the LOC122419228 gene encoding uncharacterized protein isoform X1 has protein sequence MSRRRRGEDFSHLCQSYGNSTDCRSDLDSDMQDEPLNQQHSMETNDKDKLSVESHAREDNSGSWSYRSTILAGQAADAESQGSTENSYRTAQSGSTAGCSSSHGNFIESCRSEVPSSLNRAIDVEFVPQSDLELTQTTDDPCSSSELNKNIESSDKSSQDSRDTNYNIKNNEEVPASSAPMRRYSRLHSPRFGRMASTPTNEESGSKMLKRFSQEFMSSPQRFTEKLLTIIDESESTQNYADNTGVNLSCMTREFRKMCKFIQDESMPEHLNSTFGISKHLEEKKNANFQRPETIEESPIDVSSDGDAPNTPEGRVFSPKACQKTPVNRFKKLVGENNECISPDSLNSTRFFVSLEKRLNEETSSPRTQLLRENSRSTSGSDISAQLRDKMRIVEKSEQQMADLEETNHIDFDTFDSHRAHGTQEREVCENERIESNPNDLPPVDDEALDEDELSMSLRLELEKQRERCFETARQMQKIEEDAKACNEDFSKVLERFGIDPEVECRKTIESLMNYQNCRAKIRQNERTKKQDMSSMDSGIDTRSISRTLQGSRSKKSYNTEASSRGFGKASQRSQAVSKPSGSENVLRSSALSSRSGLNSKKTELKKAATPKTKAPTTPRLYIDSRRRSPGELCPTARALAQSRSKSGEKKLSSNRSQSNIQTCRTPQTNRTDDKSTNPMPSKVLCRQADKSEIFEIFQSCNKQQLNSRNEPFVPSTNVESPISRYHLAPPTSSPITKLQNVDRMVKITKSPRTQTPSPITQTKSPKHRFFVTPGKSVPVKPYKRLKPLFVNEDVDPHQSNIHRIIKSPHAPGIFRNGLGGNVISPVRTYILGTDMNLIQNVQAKTNEMLLTPTKAKTSEEKLMFDRIAKKSTPRNSPRRFRIPTHQKDFESQSDCSDENQQKPDFLLAKANYELPSRVHTIDQSPKSIGGARTRGLLKAMQNRVVIRHEGKVFGNFDEHEVPESGSDSADMSIHVQRSAEKTNYATRWA, from the exons ATGAGCCGCAGAAGACGCGGCGAAGACTTTTCACACTTGTGCCAATCATACG GTAATTCTACAGACTGCAGGTCAGATCTGGATAGCGATATGCAAGATGAGCCATTGAATCAGCAACACAGTATGGAAACCAATGACAAAGACAAGTTGTCAGTGGAGAGTCATGCAAGAGAAGACAATTCTGGTAGTTGGAGTTACAGATCTACGATATTGGCGGGTCAGGCTGCGGACGCTGAGTCACAGGGTAGTACAGAAAACTCGTATCGAACAGCTCAGTCTGGGAGTACAGCAGGATGCTCATCTTCACATGgaaatttcatcgaatcgTGCAGATCAGAAGTGCCAAGTTCTCTGAACAGAGCAATCGATGTTGAGTTTGTGCCCCAGTCAGATCTTGAATTGACTCAGACTACGGACGATCCGTGCAGCAGCAGcgaattgaacaaaaacatAGAATCGTCGGATAAATCGAGTCAAGACTCGCGGGACACGAATTACAATATAAAGAATAACGAGGAAGTTCCTGCATCGAGTGCTCCTATGCGCCGTTACTCCAGACTTCATAGTCCAAGATTTGGAAGAATGGCAAGCACGCCAACGAATGAAGAATCCGGttcgaaaatgttgaaacgATTCTCGCAAGAATTCATGTCTTCGCCTCAACGTTTcactgaaaaattattgacaaTTATCGATGAGTCAGAATCGACACAGAATTATGCCGACAATACGGGGGTGAATTTGAGTTGTATGACACGAGAATTTCGGAAAATGTGTAAATTCATACAGGACGAATCAATGCCCGAACACTTGAATTCGACTTTTGGTATTTCAAAACATttggaggaaaagaaaaatgcaaatttccagaGACCCGAGACGATTGAAGAGTCGCCGATTGACGTGTCATCGGACGGTGATGCTCCCAACACTCCCGAGGGACGCGTATTCAGTCCGAAAGCTTGCCAAAAAACACCAGTGAATCGGTTCAAAAAATTAGTCGGGGAAAACAACGAATGCATTTCTCCGGATTCACTGAACAGCacgcgatttttcgtttccttGGAGAAACGCTTGAACGAGGAAACCTCGAGTCCACGTACACAATTACTCCGTGAAAATAGTCGCAGTACTTCAGGATCCGACATTTCGGCTCAACTACGTGACAAAATGAGAATTGTTGAGAAGAGTGAGCAACAAATGGCCGATCTCGAAGAAACCAATCACATAGACTTCGACACTTTTGATAGTCATCGTGCTCACGGGACCCAGGAACGTGAAGTTTGCGAAAACGAGAGGATCGAATCCAACCCTAACGATTTACCGCCCGTCGACGACGAAGCTCTCGACGAGGATGAATTGTCGATGAGTCTTAGGCTCGAATTGGAAAAACAACGCGAGAGATGTTTCGAAACAGCACGACAGATGCAGAAGATTGAAGAGGATGCAAAAGCCTGTAACGAAGATTTTTCTAAAGTACTAGAACGTTTCGGTATCGATCCGGAAGTCGAATGCCGAAAAACAATCGAGTCGTTGATGAATTACCAAAATTGTCGAGCAAAAATACGTCAGAACGAGCGTacgaaaaaacaagatatGTCTAGTATGGATTCTGGTATTGATACTCGTTCCATATCCCGAACTCTTCAAGGTTCAAGGAGCAAAAAGTCCTACAATACCGAAGCATCCTCTAGAGGCTTCGGTAAGGCCAGCCAACGATCCCAAGCCGTGAGTAAACCATCAGGGTCAGAAAACGTTCTTCGCTCAAGCGCTCTTAGCTCGAGGTCAGGGCTCAATTCTAAGAAAACAGAGCTCAAAAAAGCTGCCACACCGAAGACGAAAGCGCCGACAACACCAAGACTTTATATCGATTCGAGGAGAAGATCGCCCGGTGAGCTATGTCCAACTGCAAGGGCTTTGGCTCAGTCTCGATCCAAGTCTGGGGAGAAAAAGTTGTCATCCAATCGTTCACAATCAAATATACAAACTTGTCGAACGCCTCAAACGAATCGTACTGATGATAAAAGCACGAATCCAATGCCATCTAAAGTGCTGTGTCGACAAGCAGACAAATCAgaaatctttgaaatttttcaatcttgtAACAAGCAACAATTGAACTCGAGAAACGAACCATTCGTTCCTTCAACTAATGTAGAAAGCCCGATCTCTCGGTATCATCTCGCTCCACCAACATCCTCACCGATAACGAAACTTCAAAACGTTGATCGAATGGTTAAAATAACCAAATCTCCTCGCACGCAAACTCCTTCGCCAATAACACAGACGAAGAGTCCGAAGCATCGATTTTTCGTTACACCCGGTAAATCCGTACCCGTAAAACCCTACAAACGATTAAAACCGTTGTTCGTTAATGAAGATGTTGATCCTCATCAATCGAATATTCACCGAATCATAAAGAGCCCCCATGCTCCTGGTATATTCAGAAAtggtctcgggggcaatgtcATTTCACCTGTCAGGACCTACATTCTTGGCACCGATATGAATCTGATACAAAACGTCCAAGCGAAAACTAACGAAATGCTACTCACACCAACAAAAGCAAAAACGTCCGAAGAAAAACTTATGTTTGATCGTATTGCGAAGAAATCGACCCCACGTAACAGTCCACGCAGATTTCGTATTCCTACCCATCAgaag GATTTTGAATCGCAGTCTGACTGCTCTGATGAGAATCAACAAAAACCTGATTTCTTACTTGCCAAGGCGAATTATGAACTTCCTTCGCGGGTTCACACT ATCGATCAAAGTCCAAAAAGCATAGGTGGAGCTCGTACCCGAGGATTGCTGAAAGCGATGCAGAATCGCGTCGTTATTCGTCACGAAGGGAAGGTTTTTGgaaatttcgatgaacacGAAGTACCTGAAAGTGGCAGCGATTCCGCTGACATGTCTATCCACGTACAAAGATCGGCTGAGAAAACGAATTATGCGACTAGATGGGCATAG
- the LOC122419228 gene encoding uncharacterized protein isoform X2: protein MQDEPLNQQHSMETNDKDKLSVESHAREDNSGSWSYRSTILAGQAADAESQGSTENSYRTAQSGSTAGCSSSHGNFIESCRSEVPSSLNRAIDVEFVPQSDLELTQTTDDPCSSSELNKNIESSDKSSQDSRDTNYNIKNNEEVPASSAPMRRYSRLHSPRFGRMASTPTNEESGSKMLKRFSQEFMSSPQRFTEKLLTIIDESESTQNYADNTGVNLSCMTREFRKMCKFIQDESMPEHLNSTFGISKHLEEKKNANFQRPETIEESPIDVSSDGDAPNTPEGRVFSPKACQKTPVNRFKKLVGENNECISPDSLNSTRFFVSLEKRLNEETSSPRTQLLRENSRSTSGSDISAQLRDKMRIVEKSEQQMADLEETNHIDFDTFDSHRAHGTQEREVCENERIESNPNDLPPVDDEALDEDELSMSLRLELEKQRERCFETARQMQKIEEDAKACNEDFSKVLERFGIDPEVECRKTIESLMNYQNCRAKIRQNERTKKQDMSSMDSGIDTRSISRTLQGSRSKKSYNTEASSRGFGKASQRSQAVSKPSGSENVLRSSALSSRSGLNSKKTELKKAATPKTKAPTTPRLYIDSRRRSPGELCPTARALAQSRSKSGEKKLSSNRSQSNIQTCRTPQTNRTDDKSTNPMPSKVLCRQADKSEIFEIFQSCNKQQLNSRNEPFVPSTNVESPISRYHLAPPTSSPITKLQNVDRMVKITKSPRTQTPSPITQTKSPKHRFFVTPGKSVPVKPYKRLKPLFVNEDVDPHQSNIHRIIKSPHAPGIFRNGLGGNVISPVRTYILGTDMNLIQNVQAKTNEMLLTPTKAKTSEEKLMFDRIAKKSTPRNSPRRFRIPTHQKDFESQSDCSDENQQKPDFLLAKANYELPSRVHTIDQSPKSIGGARTRGLLKAMQNRVVIRHEGKVFGNFDEHEVPESGSDSADMSIHVQRSAEKTNYATRWA, encoded by the exons ATGCAAGATGAGCCATTGAATCAGCAACACAGTATGGAAACCAATGACAAAGACAAGTTGTCAGTGGAGAGTCATGCAAGAGAAGACAATTCTGGTAGTTGGAGTTACAGATCTACGATATTGGCGGGTCAGGCTGCGGACGCTGAGTCACAGGGTAGTACAGAAAACTCGTATCGAACAGCTCAGTCTGGGAGTACAGCAGGATGCTCATCTTCACATGgaaatttcatcgaatcgTGCAGATCAGAAGTGCCAAGTTCTCTGAACAGAGCAATCGATGTTGAGTTTGTGCCCCAGTCAGATCTTGAATTGACTCAGACTACGGACGATCCGTGCAGCAGCAGcgaattgaacaaaaacatAGAATCGTCGGATAAATCGAGTCAAGACTCGCGGGACACGAATTACAATATAAAGAATAACGAGGAAGTTCCTGCATCGAGTGCTCCTATGCGCCGTTACTCCAGACTTCATAGTCCAAGATTTGGAAGAATGGCAAGCACGCCAACGAATGAAGAATCCGGttcgaaaatgttgaaacgATTCTCGCAAGAATTCATGTCTTCGCCTCAACGTTTcactgaaaaattattgacaaTTATCGATGAGTCAGAATCGACACAGAATTATGCCGACAATACGGGGGTGAATTTGAGTTGTATGACACGAGAATTTCGGAAAATGTGTAAATTCATACAGGACGAATCAATGCCCGAACACTTGAATTCGACTTTTGGTATTTCAAAACATttggaggaaaagaaaaatgcaaatttccagaGACCCGAGACGATTGAAGAGTCGCCGATTGACGTGTCATCGGACGGTGATGCTCCCAACACTCCCGAGGGACGCGTATTCAGTCCGAAAGCTTGCCAAAAAACACCAGTGAATCGGTTCAAAAAATTAGTCGGGGAAAACAACGAATGCATTTCTCCGGATTCACTGAACAGCacgcgatttttcgtttccttGGAGAAACGCTTGAACGAGGAAACCTCGAGTCCACGTACACAATTACTCCGTGAAAATAGTCGCAGTACTTCAGGATCCGACATTTCGGCTCAACTACGTGACAAAATGAGAATTGTTGAGAAGAGTGAGCAACAAATGGCCGATCTCGAAGAAACCAATCACATAGACTTCGACACTTTTGATAGTCATCGTGCTCACGGGACCCAGGAACGTGAAGTTTGCGAAAACGAGAGGATCGAATCCAACCCTAACGATTTACCGCCCGTCGACGACGAAGCTCTCGACGAGGATGAATTGTCGATGAGTCTTAGGCTCGAATTGGAAAAACAACGCGAGAGATGTTTCGAAACAGCACGACAGATGCAGAAGATTGAAGAGGATGCAAAAGCCTGTAACGAAGATTTTTCTAAAGTACTAGAACGTTTCGGTATCGATCCGGAAGTCGAATGCCGAAAAACAATCGAGTCGTTGATGAATTACCAAAATTGTCGAGCAAAAATACGTCAGAACGAGCGTacgaaaaaacaagatatGTCTAGTATGGATTCTGGTATTGATACTCGTTCCATATCCCGAACTCTTCAAGGTTCAAGGAGCAAAAAGTCCTACAATACCGAAGCATCCTCTAGAGGCTTCGGTAAGGCCAGCCAACGATCCCAAGCCGTGAGTAAACCATCAGGGTCAGAAAACGTTCTTCGCTCAAGCGCTCTTAGCTCGAGGTCAGGGCTCAATTCTAAGAAAACAGAGCTCAAAAAAGCTGCCACACCGAAGACGAAAGCGCCGACAACACCAAGACTTTATATCGATTCGAGGAGAAGATCGCCCGGTGAGCTATGTCCAACTGCAAGGGCTTTGGCTCAGTCTCGATCCAAGTCTGGGGAGAAAAAGTTGTCATCCAATCGTTCACAATCAAATATACAAACTTGTCGAACGCCTCAAACGAATCGTACTGATGATAAAAGCACGAATCCAATGCCATCTAAAGTGCTGTGTCGACAAGCAGACAAATCAgaaatctttgaaatttttcaatcttgtAACAAGCAACAATTGAACTCGAGAAACGAACCATTCGTTCCTTCAACTAATGTAGAAAGCCCGATCTCTCGGTATCATCTCGCTCCACCAACATCCTCACCGATAACGAAACTTCAAAACGTTGATCGAATGGTTAAAATAACCAAATCTCCTCGCACGCAAACTCCTTCGCCAATAACACAGACGAAGAGTCCGAAGCATCGATTTTTCGTTACACCCGGTAAATCCGTACCCGTAAAACCCTACAAACGATTAAAACCGTTGTTCGTTAATGAAGATGTTGATCCTCATCAATCGAATATTCACCGAATCATAAAGAGCCCCCATGCTCCTGGTATATTCAGAAAtggtctcgggggcaatgtcATTTCACCTGTCAGGACCTACATTCTTGGCACCGATATGAATCTGATACAAAACGTCCAAGCGAAAACTAACGAAATGCTACTCACACCAACAAAAGCAAAAACGTCCGAAGAAAAACTTATGTTTGATCGTATTGCGAAGAAATCGACCCCACGTAACAGTCCACGCAGATTTCGTATTCCTACCCATCAgaag GATTTTGAATCGCAGTCTGACTGCTCTGATGAGAATCAACAAAAACCTGATTTCTTACTTGCCAAGGCGAATTATGAACTTCCTTCGCGGGTTCACACT ATCGATCAAAGTCCAAAAAGCATAGGTGGAGCTCGTACCCGAGGATTGCTGAAAGCGATGCAGAATCGCGTCGTTATTCGTCACGAAGGGAAGGTTTTTGgaaatttcgatgaacacGAAGTACCTGAAAGTGGCAGCGATTCCGCTGACATGTCTATCCACGTACAAAGATCGGCTGAGAAAACGAATTATGCGACTAGATGGGCATAG